The genomic stretch CGCCAGGTCGGAGGTGTGGCTGAATCGCCTTCCCTGCAGCCTCGATATAGCTCAAATCAGCCTTTTTAGCTTCGTCGTCAAAAGGGGTGGGGACAGAAATGATGTGATACTTTGAGGTGCCAACGGAATCAGTGACCTCAAGGTTTCCTGACTCGAGGGCTTCTGTAACGAATGCTCGAAGCCCTGGTTCATCTACATTAATAGACCCCTTGTTCAATTCGTGGACGATTTTTTCGTCGATATCATAGCCAGCGACTGAATGGCCATAATTTGCCAACATTGCTGCTGTTGGCAGCCCTATGTATCCCAGTCCGTGAACGTAGACAGAACTCATTGAATGTACCTCGATTATTTTCCCATTGATATATCAATAATCCTTCCGGCAGCGGTTCCATCCCCGAACGGGTTATTCCAATCCGTTTCGTTCTTGAGCATCTCGGTAGCTGAAGTTAATATTGACTCAGGCTCAACCCCTGATAGCTGGTTTGCACCGACATCCACTGTCTCAGGGCGCTCCGTATTTTCTCGAACAGTGACACAGGGAACGCCGAGGATGCAGGCCTCCTCTTGAACGCCTCCAGAATCTGTCAATATAATGTCGGCTTCCTGTTCAAGCCGGAGAAAATCGAGGTAATCTAGTGGTTCAATACACTGAATCGAGGTTGGGACTTCGATATCGTACTCTTCACACCGGTTTTTCGCCCGCGGATGAATCGGATAAACAATTTCCAATCCGAACTGATGAGCGACAGATTCAATCCCTGAAAGAAGTTTTTTGAATCTCTCAGGATTATCAACGTTTTCAGCCCGATGTGCGGTAACTAACGCGTACGGTGTACTCTTCAGGTCTAGCTCCGTGAGTATCTTACTCCTCTGAACCGCAATCTCACTATGTTCATAAACGGCATCAACAATCGTATTTCCTGTGATGAAAATCCGCTCTTCTTGAATCCCTTCTCTATACAATAGTTTGGCTGTCTCTTCAGTTGGTGCAAATAAATAGTCTGCTACATGGTCAGTCAGGACTCGGTTTGTCTCTTCAGGCATGTTTCGGTCGAAGCTCCGAAGTCCAGCTTCAACATGGCCTAATTGCAAATCCATCTTGCTTGTCGCAAGAGCCCCTGCCAATACGGAGTTCGTGTCTCCTTGTACCAATACTACCTTTGGATTGATCTTCTGAAGAATTTCTTCAATCCCAGCTAGCATTTCTCCTGTTTGTTTTCCGTGAGGCTGAGAACCAACTTCGAGATTGTAGTCTGGTTCAGGGAGGCTTAACTGGTCGAAAAAAATCGAATCCAATTCCTCAGAGTAGTGTTGACCAGTGTGAATCAATGAGAAACTGATGTTCTGTTCTTCACATCGTCTGATAACTGGTGCCAATTTGATAATCTCTGGTCGGGTACCGAGGATGACCACAATTTCTGATTTTGTATCTTTGGTCATTTGAGTATTATCCTTGTTAAATTCGTCTCAAATGAGATTCTCAAGAATTCACGCTGCTGCAAATTAAGACTCATTATGGGTTCCGTCAAATCAATTAGAAATCAATCACACATCTTGATAAATCTGTGTACTTTCTGTTCACTCAGTATTTCTGTGATCGGATTCATCCATAATGATGGAGCTGTATTTAAAGATCCATATCTCGAATTGGATACTAACCTTACTCTCTCAAATTCCAACAATCTGTTAAATATTGCACTAAAATAGGGAAACGATTATTGAGTGGTTGCATTCTATAAATGCCATCGTACCGTCTGTGGTACCCCTTCTTTGAACGACCACTCTGACTTCCAGCCAAGATCCCTGATCTTCTTTGCATCTAGTGCGTAGCGCTGGTCGTGACCAGGTTGATCTTCTACTAATTTAATGAGGTATTCGATAGCTCCCACCTCATTGAGTACAGTTAATGCAATCTCGATATTCGTTTTCTCAAAGCCACTACCGATATTACAAACTTCTCCAACTTCACCTACCTGCACTACTTCGATTGCTGCACGATTATCTTCAACATTAATCCACTCACGAACATTCGACCCATCCCCGTAGATCGGGAGCGATTTCCCTTGGCTTGCACGGTGAATGAGCTTGGGGAGAGTTTCTCGTCGTGCTGTCGAGGTTCGTAGTTGTTCGAAGATCGAGTAATCTTCACCGGAATCTCGTGAGTGGTATGATAGCTAAGAGTCAGCAGGTCAGCCCCCTCCTTCGTAGCAGAATACGGATTTCGTGGATTGAGTGCATCCTCCTCGGTGAACTCGCCTTCGAGGATTTGGCCGTAGGCTTCGTCGGTCGAAATTTGGATGAACGGTTCGACCGAGTTCGAAAGCTACATCTAAGAGAGTCTGCGTTCCCTGAACGTTCGTTGTGACGAACAGTGCTGCTCCCTCCATGGAATGTTCTACATGTGATTCAGCTGCGATGGTTGATGCAACGGGACAGTCTTTCACGGAATTGAATCGTGCACCGGCGGTTGCGACGCACGATATTTGGGGGTTGTCCTCGACGCCGGTCTCGTCGGTGGAGGGCGCGAAGCTCTCTGTGGGTGGGAGTGGGATGCTCGGGTCGAGTGCGGCGGCGGCGCTGTCCGGGCCGCGGTACTTGGGGCCGGATGATGAGTTCTGGCGCCCCCTCCGAACCCTCCTTCCTCGCCTTGATAAGCTTTTCGCGCGCGTGTTCGACGGCATCGCACCGAGTCCATACGACACAGAGTCTGAGACAAATCCGATGCAAGTGAACGGCGAGACCAAATTTACAGGTGAACGTGCTATTCTTGAGAATAATGAATCTGCATTGGTCGCTTGACTCTCGTTTGTTTATGCGAGACACAGCGCGACCGATGAGATAGAAGGATTCCTTTCATGGGTCATCTCCCAATTGTTACAGAACAAAGAGACACCGCTCTTCACTGACCAGCAAATTACGCCAACTCTCGCTGGCCACACAGCGAAAACCACACTCAACCTCATTGAAAAACGAGCATGTGGTCTCCTACACATAGTGAGTCGCTCCTGTGTCACACCCTTTGAATTTGGAATCCTGATTGCGGGAGCGAAGGGGCATCGCACACAAATTTTCGAAGTAGGGTCGATGGTTAATCTCAAACGCTCTGCATCGCACCCTCCATACAGTTGTCTCGATGTCTCTGGTTTGGAAGAAATCCTTGGATGAAACCAACCAACGTTAGAAGAAGATATACAGAACGTAGTCTGAGTTAGTCAAGCCGATAGGCACCTCGATTGGTTACGTATTGATTTTGGACGTCTTCTGGTAGGTCCTCGAACCGAAGAATGTGTTCACAGTCAAGCCTTGGGCATTTCATCACGCGAAACGATTCAAGTACGTTCCCCGCCACAATCGTCCCACAATCGGGGCAGCTGAGTGTTTCGATGCGCATGTTAAAGGTTAATTTTTGAGTTTTCGCCAATCACGAGTCGCCGTCCTTCGGGGAGTTTGTCTTTAGCACTCCCAACATTAGCTCCCCGTCCAATGAGACTGTCTACTATTCGTCCACCAGATGTTATATCGGATTTCCCAATAATCACGCTATTCTCAATGTGGGTCTCAGATACTTTGCAGCCTTCCCCGATACTAGTGTATGGTCCGATGTAGGTCCCAGCAGAAATGGTAGTGTTCGCACCAATACTGACTGGACCACGAACGACTGCCCCCTCTTCGATGGTCGCAGTCTTAGCAAGGTCAATATGCCCAGTCACTTCTGCACCGGGCTCAACAGTCCCTTCCAGTGACCTAGGTTTGCTCTCAAGTACGAGTCGATTCGCATCAAGGATGTCTTCGGGTTTCCCGGTGTCTTTCCACCAGCCTTCAACTATGTGTGAATCGATTGCACTGCCATCATCAATGAGTGATTGAATTGCATCGGTTATCTCCAATTCACCACGCCACGACGGCTTTAATCGTGAAATCGCATCGAACACTTTTGAAGAGAAAACGTAGATTCCGATGAGAGCGAGGTTACTTGGTGGTTCGTCTGGTTTCTCAATGAGTTCCTTGACAGTACCATTATCGTCAACTGCTGCAATCCCAAATTGACCTGGTTTGTCAACATGTTGGAGGGCGATTCCAGCATCGAAGTTTCCTGCTTCGAAGCTCTCTACGAACTCCTCAATGCCCTGTTTGATGATATTGTCCCCAAGATACATCACGAAATCATCGTCACCAACGAACTCCTCAGCACAGCCTGCAGCATGAGCTAGTCCGAGCGGGGCACCTTGAATGATGTAAGTGATCTGGACACCAAGTTCTGAGCCATCCCCAAGGAATTTCTGAATCTCATCTCTCCCTTTCTCTCCTAGAATAACTCCAATCTCTGTGATGCCAGCATCGCGAAGATCTTCGATACAGTACTGGAGGACTGGTTTATTTGCAACAGGTACGAGCTGCTTTGGGCCAGTATGTGTGATTGGCCGAAGACGCGACCCCGTCCCACCCGAAAGTACTACCCCCTTCATGCGTGTGGTTCTTCGTCCCAATCCAACGGAATCTTGTCCGTGTCGTTTGGAAGCCGTTCTTCATCGGGGTTTTCGTAATCGTAGAGATTCGTCGGGAAATTGATGAGCATCGCTTGCTCGTTTCCAATTACTTTGAACCCATGCCAGCAGTCACCCGGAATTCGGATTGCCTGCTGGTTGTGTTCACCAATGATGAAGGTGTTCAACTCTCCTTCAGTCGGGGAATCTTCACGATCGTCGTAGATTCCCACTTTTACTCGACCCTTTGGACAAATGAAGTGGTCTACCTGCCCTCGGTTGTGCCGGTGCCACGCGCGAATTACCCCTGGATAACTAAGAGAGTAGTACGATTGAGCTGGTTCCGGATCGTAGAGGTCCCAATCCTCACGGAAAATCTCGACAAGATGACCTCGTTCGTCAGTATTGACTTGGAGGTCTTTGGCTTCTACACCTTGGATCATCGTATGTGAATTCTTTTCAGGGAACATATTATTCTTATGCTCAGATGTATTATGCTGAGTTTTTTGGATTGTCGAAATCACTCTACTATTCAATTTGAAATACTTGTGAGAGACGTGGTTTATAGATTCGAACCTTAGTGTGTGTAGACGGCCACAGCGCGGGTGTTGAACAAAAGAATGCGAAAGCTTTGAATTTGTGAACCTCATATGTCAGTCTTCGGCTAATATTGTTCGTGCTCACACCTAGAACGTATTTTTCCCATAATCGGTGAATCATCTCATTGCTTGCACGAAGTGCGGAACTATCTCTGTGCCAACCATTCGAACCGCATGTACAGAGGTATGGCTGCCTACGTACTTCGATTCGATGACCGAGAACATTTTCTCAAAAACAGAGACCGTTACAACCTATAGTCGCTAAAAGCACCCTCAAGCTCGCTGAGGTCCTTTGATAACGTTGGCTGTGGACGCCCAAGTTCATCTTCGATTTTCGAAATATCCAAGCAAGAGTTTCGAGGTCGTGTCGCCTCCCGTTCTAGGTCAGCCATAGAGGATGTCTGGATGAGCGTTTTGTCTGCACTAATCAGTTCACAAATCTGTTTCCCAAACTCATGTGGACTAACACACGATTGACTCGCTACGTGGAAGAGCCCCGCTGCACCCTCTTCGAGGAGTGCGAACGTCGTCTCTGCAACGTGGCCCGCTCGACTCGGTGTAATCCATTGATCTGTGAAGAGCGGTACTTCATCACCTGCTGCCAAGGTCGATGCAACCCAGTGAGGAAACCCAGTCAAGTTACCGGTGTCTCCTCGAGCACCGTAGACGAACGAAAGACGGAGGATCAAGGCGTCTGAACCGAGTTCTCGAACGGCTTGTTCACCAGCAATCTTTGAAGCTCCATACTCCTGTATTGGGTTGGTCTCCGAGTCTTCAGTATAACGCTCCTCTGCGTCCCCGGCGAAAACGTAGTCTGTCGAGTAGTGAACGAAGTCAATACCGCGTTCGGCACAGACTTTGGCGATAGCACCTGGAGCAATACCATTCACTTCGGCTGCTTGTTCAGGCTCTCTCTCACAGCCATCGACATCGGTGTAGGCAGCGCAATTAATCACAGTCTCGACGTCGTAATCGTCGACGATTGTTGCCACATGCTCCGTGTCTGTGATGTCCATTTCGTGGAGCGGAATCTCGAATTCTGGAGGTTCTGAATGGTATCCACCGACTACCATGTCGCCTCGATCACGGAGCGTCTTGATGACCACGCTCCCGAGTAATCCGTTTGCCCCGGTAACGAGCGTATACATGCAACGGTCCTGTCGATGAAAATGTAAATATATGCCGACTTAGACATTCGTGTATGGAGATACTCGTTACCGGTGGTGCGGGCTTCATCGGTTCCAATTTCGTTCGATTTCTTCTCGAGGAACGCGATGACTCTGTGATTACACTTGATGCACTCACATATGCCGGTTCACGTGATAATCTCGACGGTGTACTCGACAGTCCGAATCACCGATTCGTCGAAGGCGATATTCGCGACCGTGAGCTCGTAGACGAACTCATGACCAAGGTAGATGTGGTTGTTAACTTCGCCGCTGAGTCTCACGTCGACCGTTCTATCAACGGTGCAGAACCGTTCGTGTCGACGAACGTCCAGGGAACGCAGACGCTACTCGATGCCGCCCTTGAAGCTGACATCGACCGATTCCTTCAGATATCAACTGACGAGGTCTATGGCGAGATTCACGAGGGTCTGTTTACCGAAGACGACCCACTCAATCCCAGAAACCCGTATTCAGCAACGAAAGCCGGCGCAGACCTACTCGTTCAGAGCTAC from Haladaptatus sp. QDMS2 encodes the following:
- the rfbB gene encoding dTDP-glucose 4,6-dehydratase, whose protein sequence is MEILVTGGAGFIGSNFVRFLLEERDDSVITLDALTYAGSRDNLDGVLDSPNHRFVEGDIRDRELVDELMTKVDVVVNFAAESHVDRSINGAEPFVSTNVQGTQTLLDAALEADIDRFLQISTDEVYGEIHEGLFTEDDPLNPRNPYSATKAGADLLVQSYGETHGLPTLITRTCNNFGPRQHPEKLIPKFIQRAVKGETLPVYGDGSNVREWIYVEDNCTALDTVLREGELGEVYNIGSGEELSNIETTEKILEAVGGSSEQIEFVEDRAGHDQRYAIDATKIKELSWEPTWSFDEGLEACVDYYLST
- a CDS encoding glucose-1-phosphate thymidylyltransferase; protein product: MKGVVLSGGTGSRLRPITHTGPKQLVPVANKPVLQYCIEDLRDAGITEIGVILGEKGRDEIQKFLGDGSELGVQITYIIQGAPLGLAHAAGCAEEFVGDDDFVMYLGDNIIKQGIEEFVESFEAGNFDAGIALQHVDKPGQFGIAAVDDNGTVKELIEKPDEPPSNLALIGIYVFSSKVFDAISRLKPSWRGELEITDAIQSLIDDGSAIDSHIVEGWWKDTGKPEDILDANRLVLESKPRSLEGTVEPGAEVTGHIDLAKTATIEEGAVVRGPVSIGANTTISAGTYIGPYTSIGEGCKVSETHIENSVIIGKSDITSGGRIVDSLIGRGANVGSAKDKLPEGRRLVIGENSKINL
- the rfbD gene encoding dTDP-4-dehydrorhamnose reductase, giving the protein MYTLVTGANGLLGSVVIKTLRDRGDMVVGGYHSEPPEFEIPLHEMDITDTEHVATIVDDYDVETVINCAAYTDVDGCEREPEQAAEVNGIAPGAIAKVCAERGIDFVHYSTDYVFAGDAEERYTEDSETNPIQEYGASKIAGEQAVRELGSDALILRLSFVYGARGDTGNLTGFPHWVASTLAAGDEVPLFTDQWITPSRAGHVAETTFALLEEGAAGLFHVASQSCVSPHEFGKQICELISADKTLIQTSSMADLEREATRPRNSCLDISKIEDELGRPQPTLSKDLSELEGAFSDYRL
- a CDS encoding dTDP-4-dehydrorhamnose 3,5-epimerase family protein, whose amino-acid sequence is MIQGVEAKDLQVNTDERGHLVEIFREDWDLYDPEPAQSYYSLSYPGVIRAWHRHNRGQVDHFICPKGRVKVGIYDDREDSPTEGELNTFIIGEHNQQAIRIPGDCWHGFKVIGNEQAMLINFPTNLYDYENPDEERLPNDTDKIPLDWDEEPHA
- the wecB gene encoding non-hydrolyzing UDP-N-acetylglucosamine 2-epimerase, with the protein product MTKDTKSEIVVILGTRPEIIKLAPVIRRCEEQNISFSLIHTGQHYSEELDSIFFDQLSLPEPDYNLEVGSQPHGKQTGEMLAGIEEILQKINPKVVLVQGDTNSVLAGALATSKMDLQLGHVEAGLRSFDRNMPEETNRVLTDHVADYLFAPTEETAKLLYREGIQEERIFITGNTIVDAVYEHSEIAVQRSKILTELDLKSTPYALVTAHRAENVDNPERFKKLLSGIESVAHQFGLEIVYPIHPRAKNRCEEYDIEVPTSIQCIEPLDYLDFLRLEQEADIILTDSGGVQEEACILGVPCVTVRENTERPETVDVGANQLSGVEPESILTSATEMLKNETDWNNPFGDGTAAGRIIDISMGK